The stretch of DNA ATCCTTAATGATTTCGGTTGTGCTCCAACTAACCAATCCAAGCTCCAAACAACTAGAGAAAAGCATCGCACCAGGTGCAACTACTGGAACCTTGATTATGTTCCAGCAACTTTGAGCAAAAGGACATCTCACCAATATATGCAGGACTGTCTCAGGAGCAGCAAGACATAAGGGACAAGTTGAATCAAGTGGTACATGTCTAGACGAAAGCTGGAAACGGGTTGGGAGACTGTTAGAGGACGCCCTCCACAGAAAATTTAACACCTTGGGAGGAAGCTTAAGCTGCCATAACTAACGCCAAAAACCAGAGTTATCAGGTAAACTACTACTGGTTTTCAACGATTGTAGCATAGCATAAGCACTCTTTACAGTGAACAGACTTGACTCATACTTCAACCAATACCACATATCACTCGTCGATGACGAAGAGAGAGGAATCTTCCAAACTAGCGATTGATCCCTAACATTGAGCACATCTGTAACAACTTTCTCATCCCATTCAACCAAGCCTACTTTCATCAAAGAATCAACTGTCTTCCCCACAAGGCCTGGATGCAAAGATTCAATAAAAGGATTCACATCATCAAGAAGCCAAGGCTCAGCCAGTATAGAGACGTTAGAACCATCACCCACAATTCGTCGTAGCCCTGACCGAACTAACTCCATAGCCTCAAAAACACTTCTCCAAGTGTAACTTGGATTACTACCCAAAGATACAGTCAGGAAAGATCCTGTGGAGAAATATCTAGCTTTAAACACTCTCTGCCCATCAAGTTATCCCCACATGTCAAAAGTCACCACCCTTTCTTAGCTAAAAGAGCTAAATTGAAGTCTCTCAAATCACGAAACCCCATTCCCCCATGGTTCTTGTGATTCGTGAGTTTGTCCCAACTTAACCAATGAATTCCTTTATCTTTGTCCGATCTCCACCAAAATTTACTAATGGCACCCTCCAgtggcggacccagaatttaaagtgagggggggcgtaaataaatttaaaaagaaaatataaagtgtagtttgtgggatttgaacctttaccctctaacctatttaccaactaccttaaccattacaccaaggttactattatgtctataaatattatcttttaatacaaatatatgttgtaactaattaaaatacatatacatttttttctcgatttttttttcagggggggcgactgccccccctcgctacaatgtgggtccgcccctCCCTCAATATCTTGACAAATGCCAACCGGGATAAGAAACACATTCATTGTGTTAGCCGGGAGAGCTTGCACAACTGATTTAATAAGAATTTCCTTTCTAGCACAAGATAGAAATTTATTGTCCCAAGACTGAATTCGTTTCTGCACCTTATCTTTCAAGTagccaaaaatcacattttatttCTTCCCACAGTACTCGGCAGCCCCAAGTACTTGCTGTGCTCAGATGCTTCAGTGATACCcaacaatttttatatttttaatcggtcatatatagaaatttcaatgtaatcattaaagaaatttttacaccaaaaatacaaaatagaatttttattaCATAAATACTTACACACGGTTATCTCAACATTTTTatcttttctctttattttattacatatataccaCATGCACACTCCCCCATGCATATGACACGTGCATCTCCCCCATCTCTCTTCAATCAACCATCAatcacttctctctctcttttttttttttcattttttcctttgatttttcatttctttttcagtttttttttttaaatatcttgtAACCTCCATTGATGACTTATATCAATCATACCTTACATTatttccctctctttttctcttctttttttttttattattttcaatttcttttcagttttttttttttaaaagtaaaacctccatagctgaactcttctccTTCCCCTGTGCCAAATAAAAGTTCTAAAATGAGATTGAAATCTGTAGCTAATAGGAATAAGGGCAAACGTCCTGTTGTTCAAGAAGATGACTCCGATTTTGCTCCTCAATTGTCGAAACGTTAACAAGCTCCTCTAAAAAGAAATCAAAGGTTGCTgcccatgaaaaaatttctcATGCTCCCGTTCAAAAAAATGATTAGGATGGTGCTCTTCTTCGATcgcaggtttgttttcggtttctttttggttttccctcatttttgaaattttttcatattcaacttttgtgggttttgtgtttattgatttctcattttgtaatagttttttcatagttttttaatagtgtaaacaccttctgtatgtattttttttaatatgttttttatctaattgtttcctgtccatttttatatcatcaatgggtaacaatgagatttatcatggatgttgatgttcaaagagtttttctgtattttagtttgtatacagttattttgtagttttattatagttttgctacttgcatatgttatttcattataaaactaatatgcaactatttgcacaaaacttactatgtataactactatttcttagtccctgtcaaattaaattcctgcataatatataaactatcataaaacgataatgcaactataatgcaaccaaaacaaaaaataaacagacttatacgtaattggttgtaccttaattcgaatttactcttcttattgtgttttttttaaaaaaatatatttatattggaaaccagtaatcaatcaaaatgcaactgtatataacgtagatgtattattcatgaggtttttttaaaatttttcacatcatacattgtattggatttggtgggagctccagatctgtttgttacagatctacatttcatgaatctggatttcgatattcgggggagttgttttgatcgaataaattataaaacaaatgtgtaatttcagtttcttcacagtttttctgattttttttcgtcattttctgtttagatcattgcaggtcttcttttccagttgatttcgccagaattaatggttgtattttcctcgttttggtttcattttggttgttttgcggttttgaaaagATCGAGGTATGTTCATCTTCatcgttcgctctgtacagctgaaggcttagtgcatgtggtatttttgtaaatgtttgtatgtggactgtaaaaatatttaatgggCCGAtccatagtatttttgtaattttttttcctttttcgtatttttctgtttttttcccaTAATTAAAcgtcataaaaaaaatttaattgtatGTACAACTACAACCTCCTATTTTCTCGCATATGTGTAGTTTCTCATCTTTTAATATTATTTCTAAATAAAAAGAACTGTGATTACGCAAGGTAAACAacatcaattttattttattcatttatttttataatataaaaagcaATCATATTAGCACCATATCCATTGATTACAGAAGGTCTTTTCAATATTTTGGTGAGGGGATTATGAGTATGGTTTGTTCACCATTATTGGCCTTCTaaagtttttttatttctttttttaaaaaaaggttGTCTTAATCATATAAAACTAGAGTGGTTAGTAAAATCTAATCTAAAAATAACACCCTTATAAAAGAGGAcggcaaaaaaaaagaaagaaattaattaaactaaaattatgttttatacaatacacaacatatacattatatacttCTTGCatggaaaaatttaaaatatgtatttggaTATGACCGAAATAATAGGGGAAAATATAATGTAGTATAAACCCTACACTATTGTCACTGAATTAAAACAATCATAATGGTAAGCGAATTAAATGGGTTGGGGttgaatttttttcttgataaTTCTTATTTGGATTAgataataattaaatgcacaccATTATAGGCTATAGTCAGTATTTCACTATTCTTTTGACTGAAAATGTTAATTACTTTAGAAAGAGAGTATATTAAGAAAGTTGTCTTCACACACTTACCCAGCTAGCTTTTCAAGTGTTTCTTTTTTTCCTCATATAGAGATATATTGCACGGTACACTTATGGCATGATGAAAAAAAGGAaactatatgtatataattatttcgttaaaattttaattttaattttggaatGAGACAAAGGTGCATAAACGGTGGGAAGAAAttccataaaattaaattttacagAGAGGACttaccaaaataataataatgctaacgattttttattttttgacaaaATAATACTTACAATTTAAAGAGGGGAGGaaagaaaattaattgaaaagaTTTTCTAATATGGAAGGTTTTGtcatttcttatttttctttgacGTGACTCGTATATCTGGAATgtagtgtgaaagccatctctctCTCCATTCTTTGCTCttctgtttattttatttttattttatatttttgaaatccctctctctctttgttattatttatatttttatatataatttttaatctcTCTCTACCATTGTTTGTCATATATGGCCTTTATTTCAGTCTATAAATGACGCACAATTCACTTCATTTGAACTCCCTCAGCTCcaattcttttttccttttctgcAACATTCTCTTTTCCTGTGAAGAAAGGTAACCAACCAAGAAACCATGACTATGGAGGAGTTGGGTTTGGGTTGGTCTTTATATCAAGAGGTGGGTCATTTTCCATATTTCTACATATTAAAGTTGTCATTTTTCTCCAATCTCTTTTGTTTTCTCTTCTGGGTATTgtaaattttgctttttaaaatTACCATGTTGATAATTTAACCTTAGTTTTTTCGTCTAAAATGGCTTCTTCTTTGGGCATTTTAAAATGGTTATTCCATTTCGTACTCTTCAAGCTAAACATTAGTTTTAGTACTTGTGAGCCATTTCAGATTGAATCATTGCCTCCAATTATTTTTGAGTTTTACCTCCTTTTCAGATTGAGTTCCTTCTACTGTTGCATTCTCATTAGAATTCTCCCTTTTGTAGTTATCGTTTTGTCCTTTTTTCCCCCTCATTTGGCTCTTGTGATTAATGTTATTTTACCATACAAGTAGCAGTACATATTTTGTTCATACAAAAATtcttaagatatatatatataaatgtatataaatattaaaagactTTCTCTGTCTTGCCATGGTCATAACATCTATTGGTCCAAGCTTATTGTTGTATGTCGTTATTCATGGAAGCCTATGGTATGCTATGGCATTAAATTTTTAGGGCCCATGTTCACAATTTTTGTTATAAGGGTAGGTTTAATGGAGACTATCAACTTTATAATATcaatttctctttttcttaaaaataaataaataaataaatgataataatgaTCGTTTGACCAAAAAATTGGAATCTCAAactcaattatatttttatttgttatgtTCTTCTTCCTAACTTTGAATTTGTTGTTCATTAACTGATTTTATTTCTCATTCTTATCTCAGGCTTCTCAGCAAAACATAAGCGCGTTAAATTATAAGCTGCAGCGCACCAAAGTTGAGCTGGAATCAGTGAAAATGGAGGCAAAGGCACAAATGGAAAAGAATGAGGAGTACCTGAGAAGTTTACTTGATTTCTTAAAAACTGCATTGAAAGAAAGAGATGAAGCAAGAAATCAGCTGCAGAAAGTTCAGTTTATGTTTAGTCTACCTCAAACTGAAAGTCCTATCTTAATGCCTTCTGCCAAAGCAAACTCAAGCATAACAGAATCTAATAGTCTTTCTGAGACTTACAATCACCATTCTCATGGCTCTTCTCCTGTTGAATCGTTTTTTGATGCTGCTGCTGTTTCTTCACCAGAATTTTCCAACATTAATATGGATGACTCAAGCCAAATGGGGTTCTCCATGTCCTCTGTTCCTGCCCCACTTAACATTGATCCGGCTTCTGTTGTGATTGAGAATCTTTCCAAAGGAAAACCTCTGCCTGAGAAAGGAAAACTGTTGCAGGCTGTTTTGGGTGCTGGTACACTCCTTCATAATCTTCTCTTGGCTGGGCCTCTTCCGAGTTGGCGCAACCCGCCTCCCTTGCAACCCTTCAAGATTCCTCCAGTTTCCATTAAAGGTACCGGTGAAGGTTCTTCAGGGTATAATCAGAAACCAGTTGACAACTCCTATGTGCCTCAAAAGGCTGTTCAATATTCACAGTCATGCTCAGCCTCCATGTTGAATTTCTCTGGTGGCACTTCTAGTTCTAGCCTTAATAATTCTACTGTGTTGTCTATGAGTTCC from Cannabis sativa cultivar Pink pepper isolate KNU-18-1 chromosome 2, ASM2916894v1, whole genome shotgun sequence encodes:
- the LOC115718556 gene encoding uncharacterized protein LOC115718556; translated protein: MTMEELGLGWSLYQEASQQNISALNYKLQRTKVELESVKMEAKAQMEKNEEYLRSLLDFLKTALKERDEARNQLQKVQFMFSLPQTESPILMPSAKANSSITESNSLSETYNHHSHGSSPVESFFDAAAVSSPEFSNINMDDSSQMGFSMSSVPAPLNIDPASVVIENLSKGKPLPEKGKLLQAVLGAGTLLHNLLLAGPLPSWRNPPPLQPFKIPPVSIKGTGEGSSGYNQKPVDNSYVPQKAVQYSQSCSASMLNFSGGTSSSSLNNSTVLSMSSSYNDQIPIVKRQRLH